A region of Nocardioides alkalitolerans DNA encodes the following proteins:
- a CDS encoding ABC transporter, whose protein sequence is MPLPLHRLALGVALTLTAAGCAADDTAGSDADVAPPGGSGHGAVAGAAEVSEPPLGLTTVDPSGTVTHLDLLDESTTEIGTVGAPSAMTTDGRYLFVQTDAGVEVVDSGRWTWDHVDHFHYYRAEPRLVGTVEGDGPATVATTNSSTTSGTGLYFADAGEAVLLDTEALSKGDLVERFRLETEPHDGMVVPVGSFALVTAPGGAGAAGAAGAAGSAGAAGSLRGYTADGEPTGLEEPCPDASGTLTTRVGAVVGCADGALLATVVDDELTVERIPYPAGTTAAPATSFANREGRPTVAALAGPAGADGVWLLDTRQRSWTLLPAPAPLAQVSAVDDEDEHVVALTTDGRVLVLDGADGSVLAETEPLVAASLAAGRSPALTTDQQRTYLSGPVERQLHEIDVADGARVARSFTTDTEPLFTAETGR, encoded by the coding sequence GTGCCCCTCCCCCTCCACCGCCTCGCCCTCGGCGTCGCCCTGACGTTGACCGCGGCCGGCTGCGCAGCCGACGACACCGCCGGCTCCGACGCCGACGTCGCCCCGCCCGGCGGCTCCGGTCACGGCGCCGTCGCGGGCGCCGCCGAGGTGTCCGAACCGCCGCTCGGCCTCACGACGGTCGACCCGTCCGGCACCGTGACGCACCTCGACCTGCTCGACGAGAGCACGACCGAGATCGGCACCGTCGGCGCACCGAGCGCCATGACCACCGACGGCCGCTACCTCTTCGTGCAGACCGACGCGGGCGTCGAGGTCGTCGACAGCGGACGGTGGACCTGGGACCACGTCGACCACTTCCACTACTACCGCGCCGAGCCGCGCCTGGTCGGCACGGTGGAGGGCGACGGCCCGGCGACCGTCGCCACCACGAACTCCTCGACGACCTCGGGGACGGGCCTCTACTTCGCCGACGCGGGCGAGGCGGTCCTCCTCGACACCGAGGCGCTCTCGAAGGGCGACCTCGTCGAGCGGTTCCGGCTGGAGACCGAACCGCACGACGGGATGGTCGTGCCGGTCGGGTCGTTCGCGCTGGTGACGGCGCCCGGCGGAGCCGGTGCGGCCGGGGCGGCCGGGGCGGCCGGGTCGGCCGGGGCGGCCGGGTCGCTGCGCGGCTACACCGCCGACGGCGAGCCCACCGGTCTCGAGGAGCCGTGCCCCGACGCGTCCGGCACGCTCACCACGCGCGTCGGCGCGGTCGTCGGCTGCGCCGACGGGGCGCTCCTCGCCACCGTCGTCGACGACGAGCTGACGGTCGAGCGCATCCCCTACCCGGCGGGTACGACGGCGGCCCCGGCCACCTCGTTCGCCAACCGCGAGGGACGGCCCACGGTCGCCGCGCTCGCCGGGCCCGCGGGCGCCGACGGGGTGTGGCTGCTCGACACCCGCCAGCGCTCCTGGACGCTGCTGCCCGCCCCGGCACCCCTGGCGCAGGTGAGCGCGGTCGACGACGAGGACGAGCACGTCGTGGCCCTCACGACCGACGGCCGGGTGCTCGTGCTCGACGGGGCCGACGGGTCGGTGCTCGCCGAGACCGAGCCGCTGGTGGCCGCCTCGCTCGCCGCCGGACGGTCCCCGGCGCTCACCACCGACCAGCAGCGCACCTACCTCTCCGGGCCCGTCGAGCGGCAGCTCCACGAGATCGACGTCGCCGACGGCGCCCGCGTCGCGCGGTCCTTCACGACCGACACCGAGCCCCTCTTCACCGCCGAGACAGGACGCTGA
- the aztA gene encoding zinc ABC transporter ATP-binding protein AztA, with the protein MRSSPTTPGPVVRLRDIRVDFGDRTALRDVVLDLHAGAVTVVAGPNGAGKSTLLEVVAGTRVPTRGSCSTTGAAAFVPQRAGVSDLLPITVRDVVAVGTWGRLGAWRRADAAARAAVDAALRRLEIRDLQRRPYAALSGGQRQRALLAQGIVARADLLLLDEPTTGLDAASGARIRAVMAEEAARGAAVVCVSHDPAVVGAADRVVTLADGAVVADTLPAGGVAPALRGAAR; encoded by the coding sequence GTGCGCTCTTCCCCCACCACCCCCGGTCCCGTCGTCCGGCTCCGCGACATCCGCGTCGACTTCGGCGACCGGACCGCCCTCCGGGACGTCGTGCTCGACCTGCACGCCGGCGCGGTGACGGTGGTGGCCGGGCCCAACGGAGCCGGCAAGTCGACGTTGCTCGAGGTCGTCGCGGGCACACGGGTGCCGACGCGCGGGTCGTGCTCGACCACCGGGGCGGCGGCCTTCGTGCCCCAGCGTGCCGGGGTCTCCGACCTCCTGCCGATCACCGTCCGCGACGTCGTCGCGGTCGGCACCTGGGGGCGGCTCGGGGCGTGGCGACGGGCGGACGCCGCCGCGCGGGCTGCCGTGGACGCGGCGCTGCGCCGGCTGGAGATCCGGGACCTGCAGCGGCGCCCGTACGCCGCGTTGTCCGGCGGTCAGCGCCAACGGGCCCTGCTGGCCCAGGGCATCGTGGCCCGCGCCGACCTGCTCCTCCTCGACGAGCCCACCACGGGTCTGGACGCCGCGAGCGGCGCCCGCATCCGGGCGGTGATGGCCGAGGAGGCGGCACGGGGGGCCGCGGTCGTGTGCGTCTCCCACGACCCCGCGGTCGTGGGCGCGGCGGACCGTGTCGTCACGCTGGCGGACGGCGCCGTGGTGGCGGACACCCTGCCCGCCGGGGGCGTGGCCCCAGCGCTACGGGGAGCGGCGCGCTGA
- the aztB gene encoding zinc ABC transporter permease AztB — protein sequence MTFLADALLEPFSLAFLQRALVGGALVAVLCGVVGTWVVVRGMAFLGEALAHGMLPGVALATVLGAPALVGGALSAVVMSLAIGAVQRRGSLSYDTSIGLLFVAMLALGVIVISHAGSFATDATAILFGDILAIAPLDVVLLAGAAAVGVTVATLAHRSLVALAIDPRIAAVLGLRPRIAQAALVGLVTLAVVASYQAVGSLLVVGLLLAPAVAAGHWTVRIPTRMALAAALGTVAVATGLLVSWHAATAAGASVAASAIAIACVSWLVRRGVDALRASPARAPGTETPRAPTPA from the coding sequence GTGACCTTCCTCGCCGACGCGCTCCTCGAGCCGTTCTCGCTCGCGTTCCTCCAGCGCGCCCTCGTCGGCGGTGCGCTCGTCGCCGTGCTGTGCGGGGTCGTCGGCACCTGGGTGGTCGTGCGCGGCATGGCCTTCCTCGGTGAGGCGCTGGCCCACGGCATGCTGCCCGGCGTCGCCCTCGCGACGGTGCTGGGCGCCCCGGCACTCGTCGGCGGTGCCCTCAGCGCCGTGGTGATGAGCCTGGCCATCGGGGCGGTGCAGCGCCGGGGCTCGCTGTCCTACGACACCAGCATCGGGCTGCTCTTCGTCGCCATGCTCGCCCTCGGCGTCATCGTCATCTCCCACGCGGGGAGCTTCGCCACCGACGCGACCGCGATCCTCTTCGGCGACATCCTCGCGATCGCGCCCCTCGACGTCGTGCTGCTCGCCGGCGCGGCCGCCGTCGGCGTCACGGTCGCGACGCTCGCCCACCGCTCGCTCGTGGCGCTCGCGATCGACCCGCGGATCGCCGCGGTGCTGGGGCTCCGCCCCCGGATCGCCCAGGCGGCGCTCGTCGGTCTCGTGACGCTGGCGGTGGTCGCGTCGTACCAGGCCGTCGGCTCCCTGCTCGTCGTCGGACTGCTCCTCGCACCCGCGGTCGCCGCCGGCCACTGGACGGTCCGCATCCCCACCCGCATGGCGCTCGCCGCCGCGCTCGGGACCGTGGCCGTCGCGACGGGCCTCCTCGTGTCGTGGCACGCGGCCACCGCCGCCGGCGCCTCCGTCGCCGCCTCCGCCATCGCGATCGCCTGCGTGTCGTGGCTGGTACGCCGCGGGGTCGACGCCCTGCGCGCCTCACCCGCCCGGGCACCTGGCACCGAGACGCCCCGCGCGCCCACGCCCGCCTGA
- a CDS encoding helix-turn-helix domain-containing protein, producing the protein MSSSDAPGWTFLSNHGHVLVALSRDPAARIREIAAVVGITERAAQAILKDLEVAGYVTKEKVGRRNAYSLNTDLRLRHPAETETSVRDLLEIFA; encoded by the coding sequence ATGTCGTCGAGCGATGCGCCCGGGTGGACGTTCCTCAGCAACCACGGCCACGTCCTGGTCGCCCTGAGTCGTGACCCCGCAGCGCGCATCCGGGAGATCGCCGCGGTCGTGGGCATCACCGAGCGGGCCGCCCAGGCGATCCTCAAGGACCTCGAGGTGGCGGGCTACGTCACGAAGGAGAAGGTCGGTCGGCGCAACGCGTACAGCCTCAACACCGACCTGCGCCTCCGGCACCCCGCCGAGACCGAGACCTCCGTGCGCGATCTGCTGGAGATCTTCGCCTGA
- the aztC gene encoding zinc ABC transporter substrate-binding protein AztC codes for MRRTHLLLPAALLAASTLTACDVGSDDGPLIVVSTNILGDVVENVVGDQAEVLTLMKPDADPHSFEISAQEAARVRSADLLVANGLGLEEGLQQHLDAAADDGVATFVAGDAVEVLEYAEGDASGTPDPHFWTDPGRVLDVLDALEPVLADVDGIDAARLADDVAAYRADVAAVETEMADAFAGIPAERRALVTNHHVFGYLAQRFDFEVVGAVIPGGTTLAAPSASDLSDLVEAVEETGVPAIFAESSSPDRLVQALASEADVRVEVVELYTESLTAADGGAPDYLTMMRVNTQRIAAALA; via the coding sequence GTGCGCCGTACCCACCTCCTGCTCCCCGCCGCCCTCCTCGCGGCGAGCACGCTGACCGCCTGCGACGTGGGCTCCGACGACGGCCCGCTCATCGTCGTCTCCACCAACATCCTCGGCGACGTCGTCGAGAACGTCGTGGGCGACCAGGCCGAGGTGCTGACCCTGATGAAGCCCGACGCCGACCCGCACTCCTTCGAGATCTCCGCCCAGGAGGCCGCCCGGGTGCGCTCGGCCGACCTGCTCGTCGCCAACGGGCTGGGCCTCGAGGAGGGGCTCCAGCAGCACCTCGACGCCGCGGCCGACGACGGGGTCGCGACGTTCGTGGCCGGCGACGCCGTCGAGGTGCTGGAGTACGCCGAGGGCGACGCCTCCGGCACCCCCGATCCGCACTTCTGGACCGACCCCGGACGCGTCCTCGACGTGCTCGACGCCCTCGAGCCCGTGCTCGCCGACGTGGACGGGATCGACGCCGCCCGCCTCGCGGACGACGTCGCGGCGTACCGGGCCGACGTGGCCGCGGTGGAGACCGAGATGGCGGACGCGTTCGCGGGCATCCCCGCCGAGCGCCGTGCCCTGGTCACCAACCACCACGTGTTCGGCTACCTGGCGCAGCGCTTCGACTTCGAGGTCGTCGGCGCGGTCATCCCGGGCGGGACCACGCTGGCGGCGCCCTCCGCCTCCGACCTGTCCGACCTCGTCGAGGCCGTCGAGGAGACGGGCGTGCCGGCGATCTTCGCGGAGTCGTCCTCCCCCGACCGGCTCGTGCAGGCCCTCGCGAGCGAGGCGGACGTGCGGGTCGAGGTCGTCGAGCTCTACACCGAGTCGTTGACCGCCGCGGACGGCGGCGCCCCCGACTACCTGACGATGATGCGCGTCAACACGCAGCGCATCGCCGCGGCGCTCGCCTGA
- a CDS encoding iron ABC transporter permease, translating into MSILDRTPAPSTDAPADAIALPDDPDADLLGVGAQRRRATLWVLGLAAALLVTLVVGVGAGPVAVSPGDSFRIVLHHLTGIGDVTWESRHDAIVWQIRAPRVILGATVGAGLAMAGVVLQAMVRNILADPYVLGINSGASCGAAAAILFGAGAAFGDYALQGSAFLGALAASALVFLVARSAGRITSVRLLMAGVAIGYALSAATSFLIFASDSAEGARSVMFWLLGSLGLAGWNGPLAVVVVVVAGTAAVLVVTGRRLDALVVGDETALTLGIHPERFRSLLLVGVSLLVGVLVAMAGSIGFVGLVIPHLARRLVGGTHRAVVPVAALLGAILLVWADVLARTLLAPQEIPIGIITALVGAPFLLFLVRRFQAVPS; encoded by the coding sequence GTGAGCATCCTCGACCGCACCCCCGCCCCGTCCACCGACGCGCCCGCCGACGCGATCGCACTCCCCGACGACCCCGACGCCGACCTCCTCGGCGTCGGTGCCCAACGTCGGCGCGCGACCCTCTGGGTGCTCGGACTGGCGGCCGCGCTCCTCGTGACCCTCGTGGTCGGCGTCGGCGCCGGACCCGTCGCGGTCTCCCCCGGGGACTCGTTCCGCATCGTGCTGCACCACCTCACGGGCATCGGTGACGTCACCTGGGAGTCCCGCCACGACGCGATCGTCTGGCAGATCCGCGCGCCCCGGGTCATCCTCGGCGCCACCGTCGGCGCCGGGCTCGCGATGGCGGGCGTGGTGCTGCAGGCGATGGTCCGCAACATCCTGGCCGACCCCTACGTGCTGGGCATCAACTCGGGCGCCAGCTGCGGCGCGGCGGCCGCGATCCTGTTCGGCGCCGGCGCCGCCTTCGGCGACTACGCGCTCCAGGGCAGCGCGTTCCTCGGGGCCCTCGCCGCCTCGGCCCTCGTCTTCCTCGTCGCTCGCTCGGCGGGCCGGATCACCTCCGTCCGGCTGCTGATGGCGGGGGTGGCGATCGGCTACGCCCTGTCGGCCGCGACGAGCTTCCTCATCTTCGCCTCCGACTCCGCCGAGGGAGCGCGGTCCGTCATGTTCTGGCTGCTGGGCTCGCTGGGCCTGGCCGGGTGGAACGGCCCGCTGGCCGTGGTCGTCGTCGTGGTCGCCGGCACCGCCGCCGTCCTCGTGGTCACCGGCCGACGCCTCGACGCGCTGGTCGTCGGTGACGAGACCGCACTGACCCTCGGCATCCACCCCGAGCGGTTCCGGTCCCTCCTCCTCGTGGGCGTCTCGCTGCTCGTGGGCGTGCTCGTCGCGATGGCCGGCAGCATCGGCTTCGTCGGCCTCGTCATCCCCCACCTCGCCCGTCGGCTCGTCGGCGGCACCCACCGGGCCGTCGTGCCGGTGGCCGCACTGCTCGGCGCCATCCTGCTCGTCTGGGCGGACGTGCTGGCCCGCACCCTGCTGGCGCCCCAGGAGATCCCGATCGGCATCATCACCGCCCTCGTCGGCGCCCCCTTCCTGCTGTTCCTCGTCCGTCGCTTCCAGGCGGTGCCCTCGTGA
- a CDS encoding ABC transporter substrate-binding protein produces MSNPSRSTVRRTATTAAAVLLLAPLVACGEDGDDAAISVENCGGTVELDGAPERVVMLKSAAAVTLHELGVLDRVVARAGVYPEEYYDADTLAAIDEVPLLTDRTDTSGHLQISREEVVAQTPDLVLGQTETITRDTLASNDIGLIEEPAFCGSLEGDATFDDLYDQVRLYGEVFERTDEADAYVAELEERVAAIRDRVPADEDRTVAVLYPTVGGGVTYAYGRGSMSAPLVEAAGLENVFGDVGDRVFEVSAEEIVARDPDVIILLRSDGDAAEVTEALTSLAGADALRAVRSGALLPLLLNYAEPPTPLAVDGLEQVVDFLEQTR; encoded by the coding sequence GTGAGCAACCCGTCCCGCTCGACCGTCCGCCGTACCGCCACGACCGCCGCGGCGGTGCTCCTGCTCGCCCCGCTCGTCGCCTGCGGCGAGGACGGCGACGACGCCGCGATCTCCGTCGAGAACTGCGGAGGCACCGTCGAGCTCGACGGCGCACCCGAGCGGGTCGTGATGCTGAAGAGTGCCGCCGCCGTGACGCTGCACGAGCTGGGGGTCCTCGACCGGGTGGTCGCCCGGGCGGGGGTCTACCCCGAGGAGTACTACGACGCCGACACCCTCGCCGCCATCGACGAGGTCCCGCTGCTGACGGACCGCACCGACACCAGCGGCCACCTGCAGATCTCGCGAGAGGAGGTCGTCGCCCAGACGCCCGACCTCGTGCTGGGCCAGACGGAGACGATCACCCGCGACACGCTCGCGTCCAACGACATCGGCCTCATCGAGGAGCCGGCGTTCTGCGGGTCGCTCGAGGGCGATGCGACGTTCGACGACCTCTACGACCAGGTGCGGCTGTACGGCGAGGTGTTCGAGCGCACCGACGAGGCGGACGCCTACGTGGCGGAGCTCGAGGAGCGGGTCGCCGCCATCCGGGACCGCGTGCCGGCCGACGAGGACCGCACCGTGGCGGTGCTGTACCCGACCGTCGGCGGCGGCGTGACCTACGCCTACGGCCGCGGCTCGATGTCCGCCCCTCTCGTCGAGGCCGCCGGCCTGGAGAACGTGTTCGGCGACGTCGGCGACCGCGTGTTCGAGGTCAGCGCCGAGGAGATCGTCGCGCGCGACCCCGACGTCATCATCCTGCTCCGCAGCGACGGCGACGCGGCCGAGGTCACCGAGGCGCTCACCTCCCTCGCCGGCGCGGACGCCCTCCGCGCCGTGCGGTCCGGCGCCCTGCTCCCCCTCCTCCTCAACTACGCCGAGCCGCCGACGCCGCTGGCCGTCGACGGCCTGGAGCAGGTCGTCGACTTCCTGGAGCAGACGCGGTGA
- a CDS encoding ABC transporter ATP-binding protein: protein MIEASGVAHRYGDVVVVDGVDLRVPTGATVGLVGPNGSGKTTLLRTLYGALQPTAGHVELDGTEVGQVSRSALARQVAVVVQEHSGDLPMRVADLVLLGRLPHQRLSSRPSAHDRAVATAALRRVGALHLATRDYAGLSGGEKQRVLIARALTQEAEHLLLDEPTNHLDIRYQHEVLDLVATLPASVVVVLHDLNLAARYCDHVVLLEAGRVVAQGTPDEVLVPAVLEPVYEVEVRRVDLDGELHLLFRKAPTAIDVRKSA, encoded by the coding sequence GTGATCGAGGCCAGCGGTGTCGCGCACCGCTACGGCGACGTCGTCGTCGTGGACGGGGTCGACCTGCGCGTGCCGACGGGCGCGACCGTGGGGCTCGTCGGACCCAACGGCAGCGGCAAGACCACGCTGCTCCGCACCCTGTACGGCGCGCTCCAGCCCACCGCCGGGCACGTGGAGCTCGACGGGACCGAGGTCGGACAGGTCTCCCGCTCGGCGCTCGCCCGCCAGGTGGCCGTGGTCGTGCAGGAGCACAGCGGCGACCTGCCGATGCGCGTCGCGGACCTCGTGCTGCTCGGCCGGCTGCCCCACCAGCGACTCTCGTCCCGCCCGTCGGCGCACGACCGCGCCGTCGCCACGGCCGCCCTCCGCCGGGTCGGGGCGCTGCACCTCGCGACGCGGGACTACGCCGGGCTGTCGGGCGGCGAGAAGCAGCGCGTGCTGATCGCCCGGGCGCTCACCCAGGAGGCGGAGCACCTGCTGCTGGACGAGCCCACCAACCACCTCGACATCCGCTACCAGCACGAGGTGCTCGACCTCGTCGCGACCCTGCCGGCCAGCGTGGTGGTCGTGCTCCACGACCTCAACCTCGCGGCGCGCTACTGCGACCACGTGGTCCTGCTCGAGGCCGGTCGCGTGGTCGCCCAGGGCACCCCCGACGAGGTGCTGGTCCCCGCCGTCCTCGAGCCGGTCTACGAGGTCGAGGTGCGTCGGGTCGACCTCGACGGCGAGCTCCACCTGCTGTTCCGCAAGGCCCCCACCGCGATCGACGTGAGGAAGTCCGCATGA
- a CDS encoding class I SAM-dependent methyltransferase gives MSQTTTTEPITEPTAGPGGGALQARLDDYWTSRAPAYHRRQVEGERAALDRDLWTRVWRGALGPGPLRVLDVGTGSGYVAHVLAELGHDVVGLDSADGMLAEARRDAEGRRRDGRPAARFVRGDAVRPGDTEGIADAPYDAVTSRWLLWTLRDPVDAVRAWSTLVRPGGTVACVDANWYPGGIDRGVAVESTDGPDAFGRTYDLGAEAALPLATSADVDAFVAVFEAAGLVEVRTERIDEVAELDRRFGVSPGHESRPQHLVTGRVPLSRA, from the coding sequence ATGAGCCAGACCACCACGACCGAGCCGATCACCGAGCCGACCGCCGGACCGGGCGGGGGCGCTCTCCAGGCGCGCCTCGATGACTACTGGACGAGCCGCGCGCCGGCGTACCACCGCCGTCAGGTCGAGGGCGAGCGCGCCGCGCTCGACCGGGACCTGTGGACGCGGGTCTGGCGTGGGGCCCTGGGGCCGGGGCCGCTGCGGGTGCTCGACGTCGGCACGGGCTCCGGCTACGTCGCGCACGTGCTCGCCGAGCTGGGCCACGACGTGGTCGGGCTCGACAGCGCGGACGGCATGCTCGCCGAGGCCCGGCGCGACGCCGAGGGGCGACGCCGCGACGGCCGGCCCGCCGCGCGGTTCGTGCGCGGCGACGCGGTCCGCCCCGGGGACACCGAGGGGATCGCCGACGCGCCGTACGACGCGGTCACGAGCCGCTGGCTGCTCTGGACGCTGCGTGACCCCGTGGACGCCGTGCGCGCGTGGAGCACACTGGTGCGGCCCGGTGGCACCGTCGCCTGCGTGGACGCGAACTGGTACCCGGGCGGCATCGACCGCGGCGTCGCCGTCGAGTCGACCGACGGGCCGGACGCCTTCGGCCGCACCTACGACCTCGGCGCCGAGGCGGCGCTCCCCCTGGCCACCTCCGCCGACGTGGACGCCTTCGTCGCGGTCTTCGAGGCCGCCGGCCTCGTCGAGGTGCGCACCGAGCGCATCGACGAGGTCGCGGAGCTCGACCGGCGCTTCGGCGTGTCCCCCGGCCACGAGTCGCGGCCGCAGCACCTCGTGACGGGGCGGGTCCCCCTCAGCCGCGCCTGA